The proteins below come from a single Chryseobacterium capnotolerans genomic window:
- the rnc gene encoding ribonuclease III, protein MELQKYFSKFLLKKRKRQLTERDYFLSTELRRVLGTEVQNIALYREAFSLKNSSKNQDSNYERLEFLGDSVLGTIISCHLFQTYPQANEGYLTQMKSKIVNRKNLNKLGEDLKLTDLLQKQNNSSALGENITGNLFEALIGAVYLDFHYEACRKIILEKLLTPSEINKLENKIVSYKGLLLEWSQKKKVNIKYETCEEIQANKAVMFRCHVWLGDEKIANATETSKKKAEEKAAQRAFYILNKKENILGNSKAL, encoded by the coding sequence ATGGAGTTACAGAAATACTTTTCTAAATTCCTTCTCAAAAAAAGAAAAAGACAATTAACGGAAAGAGATTATTTCCTCAGTACCGAGCTTAGAAGAGTTTTAGGTACAGAGGTACAAAATATTGCTCTTTACCGCGAGGCTTTTTCTTTAAAAAATTCTTCTAAAAATCAAGACAGCAATTACGAGAGGCTTGAATTTTTGGGGGATTCTGTTTTGGGTACAATTATTTCTTGTCATTTGTTCCAGACCTATCCTCAGGCCAATGAAGGGTATCTGACGCAAATGAAATCTAAGATTGTTAATAGGAAAAATCTTAATAAATTAGGCGAAGATCTTAAACTTACAGATCTTCTGCAAAAGCAGAATAATTCGTCAGCTTTAGGAGAGAATATCACCGGCAATTTATTTGAAGCCCTGATTGGCGCTGTTTATTTGGATTTCCATTATGAAGCTTGTAGAAAGATCATTTTGGAAAAACTACTGACGCCTTCTGAAATTAACAAACTTGAGAATAAAATTGTCAGCTACAAAGGCCTCCTGCTCGAATGGAGCCAGAAGAAGAAGGTAAATATAAAGTACGAAACCTGCGAGGAAATACAGGCTAATAAGGCAGTCATGTTTCGTTGTCATGTATGGCTGGGAGATGAAAAGATTGCCAATGCCACAGAAACCTCCAAGAAAAAGGCTGAAGAAAAGGCAGCACAGAGGGCTTTTTATATTTTAAATAAAAAAGAAAACATACTTGGAAATTCAAAAGCTTTATGA
- a CDS encoding aldehyde dehydrogenase family protein: MEQLIENKLIKADEMFSVWRKVPFEEKQKLIAKAAEILKNNSEKFGRIITTEMNKPISESIAEVEKCALMMNYYADAENILKPEKIESEFTYSEVHYAPKGVILGVMPWNFPFWQVLRFAVPAILAGNTVVLKHASICFGSGNAIEEVLLEAGFPEGVFQNLEVGHKAVKEILEHDAVKGVSLTGSGKAGGEVASIAGLNIKKSLLELGGSDAFIIFEDGDLEAAAKAGAKSRLQNCGQTCTAAKRFILDEKIEDQFLPIFIEEYKKYEIGDPFDKETKLAGMARPDLADELEAQFNRALENGAEIILPLERISENQFKPGLIRVKEGNPILKEELFGPLGMVMIAKDAEEALQIANDIPFGLSNSVWTQNKERQLFFIENLESGTVNINRMTSSDPRFPFGGSKASGYGTELSLHALKEFVTAKTIVGN, encoded by the coding sequence ATGGAACAATTAATTGAAAACAAGCTTATTAAAGCAGACGAAATGTTTTCAGTGTGGCGAAAAGTGCCGTTTGAAGAAAAGCAGAAGTTAATCGCAAAAGCCGCAGAAATATTAAAAAATAATTCAGAGAAATTTGGAAGGATCATTACTACTGAAATGAATAAACCCATTTCGGAATCCATTGCTGAGGTAGAGAAATGTGCTTTAATGATGAATTATTATGCTGATGCCGAAAACATTTTAAAACCTGAAAAAATAGAATCCGAATTTACCTATTCTGAAGTTCATTATGCTCCGAAGGGAGTAATCCTGGGAGTAATGCCCTGGAACTTTCCTTTCTGGCAAGTGTTGAGGTTCGCAGTTCCCGCAATCTTAGCAGGAAATACGGTGGTTTTAAAACATGCTTCAATCTGTTTTGGAAGTGGTAATGCAATAGAAGAAGTTTTGTTGGAAGCTGGTTTTCCGGAAGGAGTGTTTCAGAATCTTGAAGTAGGACACAAAGCCGTAAAAGAAATCCTTGAACATGATGCTGTAAAAGGAGTAAGCCTTACAGGAAGCGGAAAAGCAGGAGGTGAAGTAGCTTCAATTGCTGGTTTAAATATCAAAAAATCTTTACTTGAGCTGGGAGGAAGTGATGCATTCATCATTTTTGAAGATGGAGATCTTGAAGCAGCAGCAAAAGCTGGAGCAAAGTCAAGACTTCAAAACTGTGGTCAGACCTGCACAGCGGCGAAAAGATTTATCCTTGATGAAAAGATTGAAGACCAGTTTTTACCGATCTTCATTGAAGAATATAAAAAATATGAAATCGGAGATCCATTCGATAAAGAAACCAAATTAGCAGGAATGGCAAGACCAGACTTAGCCGATGAATTAGAAGCTCAATTCAACAGAGCATTGGAGAATGGAGCCGAAATTATTCTTCCTTTGGAAAGAATTTCAGAGAACCAATTTAAGCCTGGTTTAATAAGAGTTAAAGAAGGTAATCCAATTCTCAAAGAAGAGCTTTTTGGGCCTCTTGGAATGGTGATGATTGCAAAGGATGCTGAAGAAGCATTACAGATTGCTAATGATATTCCTTTCGGACTTTCAAACTCCGTTTGGACTCAAAATAAAGAGCGCCAGTTATTCTTTATCGAAAACCTTGAATCAGGAACCGTTAATATCAATAGAATGACCAGTTCTGACCCTCGTTTCCCTTTTGGTGGATCCAAGGCTTCCGGATATGGAACAGAGCTGTCTTTACACGCTTTAAAAGAGTTTGTAACAGCAAAGACCATCGTAGGAAACTAA
- a CDS encoding IPExxxVDY family protein gives MEIQKLYDLDDIEFEDIAIGLVRLAKDIPAHEFFYKINQLNNLSFSRKKDLVFHGDYYDYFFPRFEAYHKFSKTCFTFISNTSSESKQKKVQTELFTEEENIKFLLNNQVDVEYILHSSDQFPDFSVILLPENLVFPIQDYTLSSDEELYQIIQYYE, from the coding sequence TTGGAAATTCAAAAGCTTTATGATCTTGATGATATAGAATTTGAAGATATTGCCATAGGATTGGTAAGATTAGCAAAAGATATACCCGCTCATGAGTTTTTCTACAAAATAAATCAACTAAACAATCTCAGTTTTTCAAGAAAAAAAGACCTGGTCTTTCACGGAGATTATTATGATTATTTTTTCCCAAGGTTTGAGGCTTATCATAAGTTTTCCAAGACCTGTTTCACCTTTATTTCAAATACATCTTCTGAAAGTAAACAAAAAAAAGTTCAAACCGAGCTCTTTACAGAAGAAGAAAACATTAAATTTTTATTAAATAATCAGGTAGATGTGGAATATATTCTACATAGTTCGGATCAGTTTCCTGATTTTTCCGTAATTTTGCTCCCTGAAAATCTTGTGTTTCCAATTCAAGATTATACACTGAGTTCTGATGAGGAACTTTATCAAATTATCCAGTATTATGAATAA
- the pyk gene encoding pyruvate kinase: MNKYLKKTKIIATLGPASSSKEVMLDLMKAGVDIFRINFSHADYDLVRKNIEIIRELNNEYGYSVGILGDLQGPKLRVGVVKEGSYLNPGDILTFTNEKMEGDSTKVYMTYQQFPQDVKVGERILIDDGKLMLEVIETNEIDTVKAKTIQGGPLSSKKGVNLPNTNVSLPALTEKDIQDANFMLDMEVDWIALSFVRHAQDIIDLKELIAKHPNGKFKTPIIAKIEKPEGVKNIEEILLECDGLMVARGDLGVEVPMEEVPAIQKNLVEKARFYSKPVIIATQMMETMINSLTPTRAEVNDVANSVLDGADAVMLSGETSVGRYPVQVVENMAKIVKNIETTHFYQHKNEPIEKDYNCIDERFITNRVCLAAVRIAKTTNVSAIVTLTHSGYTAFQLAAHRPNSHIIVYSGNRRVITMLNLLWGVHAYYYDMKKSTDETIIQVNMLTHNYGYIETGDFVININATPSYEGGKTNTLRLTTV; the protein is encoded by the coding sequence ATGAATAAGTATTTAAAGAAGACAAAAATTATCGCAACACTAGGGCCTGCTTCGTCATCGAAGGAGGTAATGTTAGATCTGATGAAGGCGGGTGTTGATATTTTCAGAATAAATTTTTCCCATGCAGATTACGACTTAGTTCGAAAGAATATTGAAATAATTAGAGAGCTAAACAACGAGTACGGTTATTCAGTGGGTATCTTAGGAGACCTTCAGGGGCCTAAACTAAGAGTAGGTGTCGTAAAAGAAGGATCATATCTGAACCCTGGAGATATTCTTACTTTCACTAATGAAAAGATGGAAGGAGACTCTACCAAGGTTTATATGACTTATCAACAGTTTCCACAGGATGTAAAAGTAGGGGAAAGAATCCTTATTGATGATGGAAAACTAATGTTGGAGGTTATCGAAACCAATGAAATAGATACTGTAAAAGCAAAAACCATTCAGGGAGGTCCGTTAAGTTCTAAAAAAGGAGTTAATCTACCTAACACAAATGTTTCTCTTCCTGCTTTGACAGAAAAGGATATTCAGGACGCTAATTTCATGCTTGACATGGAGGTAGACTGGATCGCTCTTTCTTTTGTACGTCATGCTCAGGATATCATTGACCTGAAAGAATTAATTGCAAAACATCCAAACGGTAAATTCAAAACTCCAATTATCGCGAAGATTGAAAAGCCTGAAGGGGTTAAAAATATTGAAGAAATCTTATTGGAATGTGACGGACTAATGGTTGCCCGTGGTGACCTAGGAGTTGAAGTTCCAATGGAAGAAGTTCCTGCAATCCAGAAAAATCTGGTAGAGAAAGCAAGATTCTATTCTAAGCCAGTAATTATCGCGACTCAGATGATGGAAACGATGATTAACAGCTTAACACCAACCAGAGCGGAAGTAAATGATGTGGCTAATTCTGTATTGGACGGTGCTGATGCGGTAATGCTTTCAGGTGAAACTTCTGTAGGTAGATATCCGGTACAGGTGGTAGAAAACATGGCTAAAATTGTGAAAAACATTGAAACCACTCACTTCTACCAACACAAAAACGAACCGATTGAAAAAGACTACAACTGCATCGATGAGAGATTCATCACGAACAGAGTATGTCTTGCAGCGGTAAGAATTGCAAAAACAACAAATGTTTCTGCTATCGTTACATTGACTCATTCTGGTTATACAGCTTTCCAGCTTGCAGCTCACAGACCCAACTCTCACATCATTGTATACAGTGGTAACAGAAGAGTAATTACCATGCTGAACCTTCTTTGGGGTGTTCACGCTTACTATTACGATATGAAGAAGTCTACTGATGAGACAATTATCCAGGTAAATATGTTAACGCATAATTACGGGTATATCGAAACAGGTGACTTCGTTATTAACATCAATGCGACTCCATCGTATGAAGGTGGTAAAACGAATACGTTGAGATTAACAACAGTATAA
- the hutG gene encoding formimidoylglutamase: MFQNIWQGRLDGEELLFHRLFQRVKEEQNYDNILPNDFVLHGFAVDEGVRRNRGRQGAKEAPNVIRKNMANFPVILPNFAMLDFGNVTCEDGNLENTQNNLAKNVSKVLLKGGKSLVLGGGHEVTYAHYLGIKTAFPEQKIGIINIDAHFDNRQPEKGVGPSSGTGFWQIAQEGPINSLHIGIQRNSNTLKLFDTAHQYGMKYILSDELFFQNLPSVYQRIDDLLESVDFAYLTICMDVFNASIAPGVSASAYNGIFADATFMHFYRHILKNKKLVALDVAEVNPSFDIQDRTARLAACLVNEWLMM, translated from the coding sequence ATGTTTCAAAATATTTGGCAGGGTAGATTAGATGGAGAAGAACTTCTTTTCCACAGACTCTTTCAGAGAGTAAAAGAAGAACAGAATTATGACAATATTTTACCGAATGATTTCGTTTTGCATGGTTTTGCCGTGGATGAAGGAGTCAGGAGAAATAGAGGGCGCCAGGGGGCTAAGGAAGCTCCCAATGTGATCCGTAAAAATATGGCTAATTTTCCTGTTATTCTTCCCAATTTCGCTATGCTGGATTTTGGGAACGTTACCTGTGAAGATGGTAATCTGGAGAATACTCAGAACAATCTTGCTAAAAATGTCTCAAAAGTTCTTTTAAAGGGTGGAAAATCACTTGTTTTGGGTGGTGGTCATGAAGTGACCTATGCTCATTATTTGGGGATTAAAACAGCCTTTCCGGAGCAAAAAATAGGAATTATCAATATTGATGCCCACTTTGATAACAGGCAGCCGGAAAAAGGAGTAGGGCCAAGCTCAGGAACCGGATTCTGGCAAATCGCTCAGGAAGGACCTATCAACTCCCTTCACATCGGAATTCAAAGGAATTCAAATACTTTAAAACTTTTTGATACCGCACATCAGTATGGAATGAAGTATATTCTTTCCGATGAATTATTTTTTCAAAACCTTCCTTCCGTCTATCAGCGTATTGATGACCTGTTGGAGAGTGTAGATTTTGCCTATCTCACTATTTGTATGGATGTTTTTAATGCATCTATTGCTCCGGGGGTTTCAGCTTCAGCATATAATGGTATCTTTGCAGATGCAACCTTTATGCATTTTTACAGGCATATCTTAAAAAACAAAAAACTGGTTGCGCTGGATGTGGCAGAAGTCAATCCGTCTTTCGATATTCAGGACAGGACGGCAAGGCTGGCAGCTTGTCTGGTGAATGAATGGCTAATGATGTAA